In Pan troglodytes isolate AG18354 chromosome 21, NHGRI_mPanTro3-v2.0_pri, whole genome shotgun sequence, one genomic interval encodes:
- the BPIFB6 gene encoding BPI fold-containing family B member 6: MLRILCLALCSLLTGMRADPGALLRLGMDIMNQVQSAMDESHILEKMAAEAGKKQPGMKPIKGITNLKVKDVQLPVITLNFVPGVGIFQCVSTGMTITGKSFMGGNMEIIVALNITATNWLLRDEETGLPVFKSEGCEVILVNVKTNLPSNMLPKMVNKFLDSTLHKVLPGLMCPAIDAVLVYVNRKWTNLSDPMPVGQMGTVKYVLMSTPATTASYIQLDFSPVVQQQKGKTIKLADAGEALAFPEGYAKGSSQLLLPATFLSAELALLQKSFHVNIQDTMIGELPPQTTETLARFIPEVAVAYPKSKPLTTQIKIKKPPKVTMKTGKSLLHLHGTLEMFAARRRGQAPMSLLLEVHFNLKVQYSVHENQLQMATSLDRLLSLSRKSSSIGNFNERELTGFITSYLEEAYIPVVNDVLQVGLPLPDFPAMNYNLAELDIVENALMLDLKLG, from the exons ATGCTGCGGATCCTGTGCCTGGCACTCTGCAGCCTGCTGACTGGCATGCGAGCTGACCCTGGGGCACTGCTGCGGTTGGGCATGGACATCATGAACC AGGTCCAGAGTGCCATGGATGAGAGTCATATCCTGGAGAAGATGGCAGCTGAGGCAGGCAAGAAACAGCCAGGGATGAAACCTATCAAGGGCATCACCAA TTTGAAGGTGAAGGATGTCCAGCTGCCCGTCATCACACTGAACTTTGTACCTGGAGTGGGCATCTTCCAATGTGTGTCCACAGGCATGACCATCACTGGCAAGAG CTTCATGGGAGGGAACATGGAGATCATCGTGGCCCTGAACATCACAGCCACCAACTGGCTTCTGCGGGATGAGGAGACAGGCCTCCCCGTGTTCAAGAGTGAGGGCTGTGAGGTCATCCTGGTCAATGTGAAGACTAACCTGCCTAGCAA CATGCTCCCCAAGATGGTCAACAAGTTCCTGGACAGCACCCTGCACAAAGTCCTCCCTGGGCTG ATGTGTCCTGCCATTGATGCAGTCCTGGTGTATGTGAACAGGAAGTGGACCAACCTCAGTG ACCCCATGCCTGTGGGCCAGATGGGCACCGTCAAATATGTTCTGATGTCCACAccagccaccacagccagctacaTCCAACTGGACTTCAGT CCTGTGGTGCAGCAGCAAAAGGGCAAAACCATCAAGCTTGCTGATGCCGGGGAGGCCCTCGCGTTCCCTGAGGGTTATGCCAAAGGCTCGTCGCAGCTGCTGCTCCCAGCCACCTTCCTCTCTGCAGAGCTTGCCCTTCTGCAGAAGTCCTTTCATGTGAATATCCAGGATACAATG ATTGGTGAGCTGCCCCCACAAACCACCGAGACACTGGCTCGCTTCATTCCTGAA GTGGCTGTAGCTTATCCCAAGTCAAAGCCCTTGACAACCCAGATCAAGATAAAGAAGCCTCCCAAGGTCACTATGAAGACAGGCAAGAGCCTGCTGCACCTCCACGGCACCCTGGAGATGTTCGCAGCTCGGCGGCGGGGCCAGGCTCCAATGTCCCTCCTTCTAGAAGTG CACTTCAATCTGAAAGTCCAGTACTCAGTGCATGAGAACCAGCTGCAGATGGCCACTTCTTTGGACAG ATTACTGAGCTTGTCCCGGAAGTCCTCATCGATTGGCAACTTCAAT gaGAGGGAATTAACTGGCTTCATCACCAGCTATCTCGAAGAAGCCTACATCCCAGTTGTCAATG ATGTGCTTCAAGTGGGGCTCCCACTCCCGGACTTTCCGGCCATGAATTACAACCTGGCTGAGCTGGACATAGTAGAG AATGCCCTGATGCTGGACTTAAAGCTGGGCTGA